The genomic interval cctctatcttgaaatcacatgattgatgatgtcacgtggccccactgcctgtaaacatcccattgttttctattggagtgaaacattcagcctgatttttatatcatttagcaGACGACTTGTGCTAATTTTTGGTTGCTATacataatcaggaaaagttaatgATGTCTCTGTGTTTCGGTGGTAGACAATAAAGCACAGAAGCAGAGCTCTCCAAaaggacctttactctcccttaaacagtgtgctgacacgttcgactggctgaagttagagagtaactAACAGACtgctaaagacacacaaacccttaaGATAGAAGTcctttgggtgggagtccttccaacagtccatgatttacttgctaacttcagccaccagagcgtgtcggcgcactgcttcattgtctactaccaaacctcagagttataactgtcgccccctgccgTCATAGCTTATTTTTCCGGTCACAacagtttttatcctctttctgtaaacaagaggttAACATCGAgatatttaacttttcctgattatttagagcaactaaaaacagcacaagatgAACCGAAAAAGCtggtaaatgatctaaaaagctccattaaaaaaaaaaatgggatgaggggccgtgtgacatcatcaatcatgtgatttcaagatggaggaacacaggctctaaaactgtaaagtagtcctatttttaaaaggtaataaatcaaatatagtgcaaaataatgtgtttagttaGTCATAGATCTACCAATAATGACATTTCAGAGcttttaggacacatttataaaaagtgTTAAGGGTCCCTTTAAAGGAAACAGGCTAGTAATCAAAGGGTCACCGGTTTAAATCcatcactgttgatgatgaTCGAGTCCCTAAACTGTTACTGTCTGTTATACATGGCGTTTGCTAAATGAAACGTTAAGCATGTGATTGTAGTTCTATTGTATAATAGGAATAAAGAGAAGTGAGTGAGATACTTCTGTTGGACGATTCCTAGAATCCTCAGGCTTTGATGAACTGCTGCACTTTTCTCTTTGGGCTTTCACTTCCTGTAAAACAccacaaaatgtttgtttttaaaaatttacCAAATACAAAGAAAAGACCAAGTGTTGTAAGTGTGAaattatttacaaatgaatTACCTTCAGAACCTCGTAGTTTGAAGTCCTGGACACGTAATTGTCCCAGGATTTGGCCGCGAGCTCTTTCTGTTTACAATGGGAGTTAACAGTAATCTGTGAAGAAGAAGATATTATATCATTATTGTTGatgttagggctgggtgatatagaACACATTCAtatcttgttttcttttttttctcaaaatgactatacgatataaatctcaatattttttactcaatatttattttgtccttattttttggccacttttcatccaaataaactaacttttgtttcctttttgttccacatttttgccctttttcactatagtttgtcacattttgctcattaaagcgaCCCATTGTCgctacataccacctggttcctctttatttgaccattttttggccattcttgactgcttttggcccattttattaattttacactattttattgtcacttttggactatttttggccacctgttaccatgtcggGCGCATTTGGGGTCCATGGCCCACTGGGCATCGATGGCCAGTCCAGCCCTGGGGGTGTTTCCCTCACCTCGGTGTAGAGGAGCTCCTCCTCGCTGCTCTCCTCTTTCTGCTGCAACTCAATGATGCTGCGTTGATCCTCCATGACCCTCCTGGCCGTGTCCTCAGTGATGCTACAGATGGAGCTCAGGGCTTTCTGGTCGGGGCTGATGGGCCTCACCCCTCCCTCCCTCAGCTCCTGACTGATCTCATCCCACACCTCACCCACCTgcaccacaacacacacacactcaacccCTTACTCGCCATTTCTCAAAAACTCATGAAATCACCTTTTCAATGTCAGTTTTATTTGATGCATATTTTCATACTGTAACTATAGTTAGAGTCAGattactgtatattgtgttaTGATTACTGTATAGTAAAAACAGGGAGAAGTCTGATGGCTTCAAAGCATTAAACAGGAACCACATGACTTCAGCATTACTACCTTGAAGTCTAAATATCTCCTGATGATGCTCAGCGTCACGTAGTCTTTTCTTGTCAGTCCAGGAAGTTCCTGAAACCctaagaaatgaaataaaacagaaaatgtcCATAAAAGTATACATTTGAATAGACATTAATACGATTCTACTGTGTGATCGTTAATGAAGCTGCTATAATTTACAAAATTCTACGTTTGCCGCGTTACCAATTTTGCAGAAAATTGAGTAGATCTTTGAGCGCAGGTTCTCTGATAACTCCAGCACTGCTGCACCAGGGCTGTGAGCTGGAAACGAGTGCTGGGCGTCTTCCTGCTGGGAGCGGGTGAGGATCGGCCTCCGTGGATCTTAGAATGTAAAAGAAGAGAAACTCAGTTAACAGAGCACTGCAGAAGGTCAGAGATGGATTGGACCCAGCAACCCTCCAGCTgagagaaaacaaacattttcaacCTTCTCTCAGAGGAACAcaaacactaaatactgttgGATCTTTTCTCTGGCATCATCTGAgggttcttcttgttttccatccTGGAATATTGACCTCGTGTAATGTTggtaaaatgagcaaaaagagACTGCGAGAATACTTTAGTTCAAATACAGGTTTATTCTTAAAACAATGCAGGATTCTCCTCCAATCAGGCTAGTGCATTAGTCTAGATGTCTAGCTACATCTTTAACCTACGTCCAATTCTGATTCATTCTGATACATTCTGAACTACATCTTGCTTCTGATCTTATCTAAATCCACTAGCTTTCTGTTTACATAAACGCCTCATCTTGTGATGGTGCagtggtgaaactaaatatttagataatatgcaaattcatcatttagatttagatttaatatttagaatttagatctaacatttagcatttagatttaatatttagcatttagatttaatatttagaatttagatctaacatttagatttaatatttagcatttatatctaatatttagatttaaatttaatatttagcatttagatataacatttagatttaatatttagcatttagagctaacatttagcattcatatttagatttaacatttagatctaacatttaccatttagatttaatatttagcatttatatctaacatttaaatttaatatttagcatttagatataacatttagatttaatatttagcatttagagctaacatttagcattcatatttagatttaacatttagaactaacatttagcatttagatttaatagttaacatttagatctaccatttagaatttagatttagatttcatatttaacatttagcatttagatttagtgttTAGCATTTATatctaacatttagcatttagatttaatatttagcatttagatttaacatttagcatttagatctgacttttagcatttagatttagcatttagatctaacatttagcatttagatttaacattgacattatttttttacaagattaaaatatcacaaatttcataaatattgctctaaatctggtcaaaaataaacgtggtttgttgctcaatgttgcaaaaagttgctgtttattttagcatggaCAATTTAACAAACGGCGCCCCATaatttattttgagtttttttcaaacattattGTACTTTGGCCCTGTTAGGAAAGGGTCaagattataaataaatattatccgGTAGGTTCTTTAAAAGTcactgatgtgtttttttttctgtgctcAATCAGGAGAACATTAGTTCTtactgtgtgcgtgtatgtAGAAACACATGATCTTTTGCTGTAAATACTGACCAGCGATGGCTCCATGTGGGTCTCGGGCCACTCCCAgcatctcctcctcctgcctccaCATCTGCAGCAGGAGTCCAGGAGCTGAGCCTCCACCGCTGGGCCTCCAGCTCAGGATGTGGGACAGAGTGTTGGGGTTGTCACACAGCTCCAGCAGCGTGGACAGGACGATGCCGTGCACACAGCCAGGGCTCGTCTGATAAAACACACCAAAGAAACATCACCTATAAGACAAAAACAATCACAACAAACAGTCCAGAACTAACAGACGTGCTTACACTGAGAAGGTCTAGAAGAAGGAACGTCCCTTCTTTGGCCAGGAAATAGTCTTCAGTGGTGTAGCAGCCAACGATACACGACCTAATGGCgtgaaagtggatttaacaAAAGCTTCACTTTGTTTTCCATCCTAACTTAAGGATAAAAGTTTGAATCTGAGCGTTAAAGTCGGTTAAAGTAAGGTGTCGAATTTCAGAGCTGCCCTGTGGTGGGGGTGTGGAATGTAAAACTGGGTCATAGCTGACATATTTAGAACATTTAActctttttccttttatttaagACAGAAACATGTTCTTTATccttgttaaaaatgtgtacacatgaaaaataattgcaaatcttgaatctaaatgtaaatgttaaatataaatgttaaatgtacatgtaaatctaaatgttaaattggtcaccaagtgtacaactaaatgtttagaaaagacaaattcatttaaaacagcatgttctatattgatgttaaaaatatgtacatgtaaaataaatctcaatgtaaaatgtaaaccTTAAAGTTATGTGTAAATCTAAACATaaattttaaaatctaaatctaaatgttaaatcgaaggccatgtgtaaagctaaatgaaaattatacaaagtgggctGGTCATGAGGCCCTGCCCACACTCCACACACCCCAACCTCCAAGGTCCACCTCGGCTGATGTGCAGCCCACCAGTTAGTTTGGAGCAATCCTGCAATGTCTCACTCTTCCCCTCTCCTCACTCACAATGGTATGTTTGATTGAAAGacgctgacctgcccactttgcatCATTTCTAGACTTTTAGCTTAGCTTGGGTAccgattaaacatttagatttaacatttagatttagatatagatataaatttaacatttagatttatttttcatgtgtacagctttttaacaatgatatagaacatgctgtttcacgtgaaaatgttgaaaatatgttGGTTATGAAACAGTGATGGAGGAGCCATGATGTAACCTGCAGGTTAAACTCTTGTGTAACTGAACTGACCACACACAGTCCACCGTGGACAGGATCAACTTGTTGTGTCCCAAGCCGCTGTAAAACCTCTCTGTGcctttcttcaggaaatgaagAACCATCTCAACTCCCTCTGACCCAAAAAGCTCCTGAAACAGACACAGAACACTGAAGGATCCAAAGATTCACCAACACAAACATCAGCGTCATGTTAttagattttcatttttaaattcaacctttgaaatgtttgaAGGCCTTGTTACAAACAGTACAAAGTCGGTTTAGAGCATGAATGAACTAATAgctcaaataataaataaaagctaagATGAAtacaaacaagtaaaacattttttttaataaaaaatagaatttgaaTGAGtaatattttgactttattactagacatttcagccgactccatttttatttaatttctaggcgatcccacatggggtcacgggCCAAAGTTTGAAAAACCCTGCTCTAAGGACAAtgctgcaaataaaaaaaatcatcttttctttttttttttttttttttttaataaaaatttcaattttaatgagtaatttttaaaattgttttattacTATACCTTTCAGGCTACCccatttcagttttatttccaggtgaccccacttGTGGAGAGGTGTTGTAAAATAGCACGTGCTAACACACTTAAACAATACATCTAGGTTaccaatgtaattgtgatgtccataccaaataaagagaatcaatcaatcatggAGTCACcgtaaggttgaaaaaccctgaattAGTTGGTGGTAAAGGCTTTTAAGCTTAATTCAGTCTATTCTTTTCACATTTAGGGTGTGACTTTACCTTCCTGTGCATGTCGGGCTCACACAGCGTAGAAAGGATCAGCTGAATGTCTGCAATCACCTCCAGAGCGATGGCATCATCTTCATCAGGACTTTCCTCCATCTGGTTTAAGATCCCTGAGGAAGAGATGATTCGGCTGTGTTAATAACACAGCTGGAAGCAAAGCTGATTGATCTGTGTTAAgttatgctatgctatgctatgctatgctatgctatgctatgctatgctatgctatgctatgctatgctacgTTACATTGTGTTACGTTACGTTACGCTACGTTACATTACGTTATGTTACGTTACGTTACGCTACGTTATGTTATGTTACGCTACGTTACGCCACGTTACGTTGCGCCACGTTACGCTACGTTGCGTTACGCTACGTTACGTTACGTTACGTTACGCTACGTTGCGTTACGCTACGTTAAGTTACATTGTGTTACGTTACGTTACGTTACTTTACGCTACGCTGCGTTGCGTTACGTTGCGTTACATTACCCAGCAGCTGGCTGATGATCCCCTGGTCACACAGATCCTGGTTCACAGACTCCTCACACAGAGACGTGATGGATCTCAGAGCTCTGATACAAAGTCTCATCTGAGCTTTTTTACTGCCTCGCCCTCCGATGCTGTGGAAACTCTGACCCTGTCCGAAGTAGGAGTCTGATCAGGTggagaggagaggaaaaagaaagaataaaggtTGGAAAGGAGGAACTCaaataacaaattaaattaaataaaaatctaataaatcAACATGGAAATTagccaataaataaaaaatcacatttcataTAAACTAACAGCAgcgttggggtcagttataattgtaatgtcTTAATTGGTGATGAATTACaaatatggcgtaattataattgaaaaaatctgttgctgttgtaattgtaatttaattgtaattgagttcagataactttgtaattgaaattgacacaaaaattctatgaaaactgtcaatttcaatttaattaaacatctCATAGTTCTGTTTTACTCATGCGTAGtgtattttactgctgatttaagacagaaagctaacacaagaggaaggttcattTTTATTAGGTTCTTTATCTTCTTAATGATtgttgaacttcagtaattaagaatgtaattgtaattgactttctaaggattaaaaaaaaatattgtaatttaattgtaattagaaaaaattcCAGTCACTGTAACCATAATTGcgttgtaactgaacatggataattaaaggcgtaattgtaatttaaaaatgtaattgaccccaaccctgactgtTTGTAGCAGACATGTTAACACAGATGTTTcctctgtgacctttgacctgctcTCTGACCTGGTACGACGCACCAGTccagcagcatcagcagacaGGCGTTTCCCTGGTACAGCTTGTAGTCGTCCAATAGGATCGGAGCGAGTGTGGCGAGGGTTGCCAGGGCCTGAAGCTGGAGCTCCTCCCCCTGTAGAGCTGACCAATGACGAGAGCCGGAGCGGTGCGGCGCTGACGAGGCCTCAGGAGGCTTAACCAGAGTCAGCAGAGCTAGCATGACTCGCTCTTCTTTATAGATCTGTGACAGGGACAGAGAAAGTCATACCAGGATtgaaatcaattacatttttcaattacaagtacgtcttcaattatccatgttcacttACAACCAGGGttgaagtcaattacatttttcaattacaattacgtcttcaattatccatgttcaagtacaactcaattataatcacagtgaccagcattttttccaattacaataaaaattgcaattataattttcccctgaaattcaattacaattacgtgttagctttctgttagcatctcttatgacaacAAGTcaattttgacccatgtcttaaatcagtccTAAAACACCctgaaatgttatatatcatccaatttgtttttcatctattGTTTTtagcctcctgcatcctcactaattaattatcaattacacaattacaattataattgaccccaaccctgcatgtGACCAACTTTTCAGCTAAAATACTGAACCAACGTAGGACTGACCTGCTGTGCAGCGAAGTcactggacattaaaaccaacAGGTTCAACAGCAGCTTCTTCAGCTTCATGTCTTCAAGACTGAAGTCCATCTTAAAGTCAGGAACCAGAGCGTTGTGACTTCTCACTAAAGGACACGAGTGAaatatttagtcatttaaaGTTGGAAAACAGCGTCATCAAAGAATTCAATACTTCAGAAAGAAGAGGTTTCCTTACGCTCAGGAGAAATGGCAAAAATCACGAgctgtctggcaaagaaactcTCCTGGAAATGAGAAACATGCTGTTAGATCATGTCATGGAAGATGATTAGGAACAATTGTGATGGAGAAAATTTTTGGCAAATTAAGAGTacagtcgaaatgtcgagattaaaattgaaaagttgagattaaagtcaaaatgttgagattaaagtcaaaatgttgagattaaagtcgaaatgttgagattaaagtcaaaatgttgagattaaagtcaaaatgttgagattacCACCTCAAAATGCAATAGTTGGCACATTTTTCTAGCAAGTGTTGGTACGCTGCCATGGCAACTGTTTTGTCCTTTGATGTGTGTAAAATACATGGACTCTCTGAACTTACAACAAGCTGGGATTTTGGACTTTCAGCAAGAAGCGACGTGATGACGAGAAGGTCGTTTCTGAGCTGAACGTTGGAGGGTTGGGACTTGTTTAGCATGTGGTGTAAAAACGCCTCCTTTAGGGATCTACGACAGAAACAGAGGAAGACagataaaaaacaacacttacatgataaatatttaaattgcaaattacaaatgtgtcctaaaacctttgaaatatcATTATTAGTAGGTCTATGTCTCTATGTCTattaacataccacttgtttttaacaatgtgttcttaaattacagttatttaacatttacttgttctcgcaagtttaaaaaaattaaataaattgcatttcatataattttgtacttgtaaaggtcaAATTTGTGATCattgatattgcgatgtatATCGTTTTGTCAAGTATTGGTATCGTATTATatattcatggcaatgcacacaaATAAACTGCAAACACACGTGTATTATGTAGGACTATGTGAGACACGTACACCACACACTCCaggctgctgagctgctccgtCACCTCCTCCTTGTTGCATCTCTCCACCAGGTTCCAGAGGATCTCTGTGGACCGGATCAGGACCTGACCCGACGGGTCCGCTTCGTTCATGTGGAGACATATTGTTTCCGCTCCTCGTGCACAGAGCAGAGCGGCGCAGTTCAAATCTGTGTTTGTAAAACAAACGGTAATCATGGAGACGtcggttaaaaataaaaataaagcaacTACTCAGTGATGCTGATGGCATCAGTACAAGGACACTTCTTCCAATCAGCCTTTGATTGTCATTAAGTCATATGGTGATTTTTGGACACTTGACGACTCTTGTAATCTACTGGACTCACAGGTCGTCTCCTCCCATTTAAAGAAGCATTCATACAGTACATCAATCACTAACCAGAGGAGCTGGAGAGCAGCTGGAGCGTGTGCAGTAGCTGTAATCTGATGTTTGGTTGGTTCTCCAGAGCCACCATGGAGAGAAGGAACGTCTGAGGAAGGTCACTGTACTCCAGCAGCTGTAGCCTGTAGCTGGTAGAGGTCTGCTGGAGCCCTTCATAGACAAGGAAACATTACAACTCACAACAACTTTAACACTACATGCTACAACtacagtgacaacaaaaaaaggacGACAACAATGAACAGATAGCTAGATCAACCTTAGGGGGAAAAGAAACCAGAAAAGAAGAATGAAGGGAAAACTTTGGAGAAGAATTCAtaataaaagaaatgaaaagtGCATTAAGGTCATGATGGGGGGAAAAACTAATATTCCATGCAATGaggaataaaactaaaaaactgtgaaaacacCAAAACTGAACGGCAGAAAATAAATTCTAGCAGTGTTGCGTTGTATTGCGTTGCGTTTCGTTACATTACATTGTCTTACGTTACATTGTCTTACGTTACGTTATGTTACGTTATGTTACATGACGTTGCGTTACGTTGTGCTGCATTGCACTGAattatgctatgctatgctatgctatgctatgctatgctatgctatgctatgctatgctatgctatgctatgctatgctagtTGCGTTGGATTACGTTGTGTTGCGTTATTTTATGTCACTTTGCGTTCTGTTACATTACGTTACGTTATGTTACGTTAcgttacattatattatatttaaacattATAATGTTTAAAACCTATAGTAATAGAGTAATTTACTATATAagtacatatataaatatatatatacacacccCAAAGCACCCAGTAATTTTTTACTGATGTTTGTATCTTTAAGATGCAACCCTGAGGATGGAAGGTCATTGGTGCAAAACAACAGATCTAATGGGTTAATGAACGTCGCTATAATCAGCACCACTGTAAGGATAAACAACTTCAACTAGACCAGACGACTGCTCGTTCTCCTCAAAGAAAAGTTTAatcaaccagggttggggtcaattacattttaaaattacaattacatctttgattatccatgttcaattacaactcaattatgattacgttgcctgacattttttcccaataataattattttttccctgaaagtcaattaaaattacattctcaatgactaaagttcaattacatctaattacaattactgggCCTTTAATAACTAAGCCCTTAAAACgtatctcaacattatatttcaaatttctactttaatctcgacatttcgacttattttctccatcaaaattggtcc from Gouania willdenowi chromosome 11, fGouWil2.1, whole genome shotgun sequence carries:
- the cfap69 gene encoding cilia- and flagella-associated protein 69 isoform X1, whose amino-acid sequence is MDSLTVHRRKPDISEIRNRASAKNRQEGKQISLELSKVIKLLTDPLTVKLKERHLFVLKKLLKRNHIGFLLKELSGIAKILDICAERAKDHPEYVLILCEALKLCRLPFLKERTSDELTYAQDTIDFLSHMGCLMRVSDAEVRQNLVECVRSFYSCVVPKLLLDGTDPPTKPKLRTVPSNSRFSRLSLRLQQTSTSYRLQLLEYSDLPQTFLLSMVALENQPNIRLQLLHTLQLLSSSSDLNCAALLCARGAETICLHMNEADPSGQVLIRSTEILWNLVERCNKEEVTEQLSSLECVVSLKEAFLHHMLNKSQPSNVQLRNDLLVITSLLAESPKSQLVESFFARQLVIFAISPELRSHNALVPDFKMDFSLEDMKLKKLLLNLLVLMSSDFAAQQIYKEERVMLALLTLVKPPEASSAPHRSGSRHWSALQGEELQLQALATLATLAPILLDDYKLYQGNACLLMLLDWCVVPDSYFGQGQSFHSIGGRGSKKAQMRLCIRALRSITSLCEESVNQDLCDQGIISQLLGILNQMEESPDEDDAIALEVIADIQLILSTLCEPDMHRKELFGSEGVEMVLHFLKKGTERFYSGLGHNKLILSTVDCVWSCIVGCYTTEDYFLAKEGTFLLLDLLSTSPGCVHGIVLSTLLELCDNPNTLSHILSWRPSGGGSAPGLLLQMWRQEEEMLGVARDPHGAIADPRRPILTRSQQEDAQHSFPAHSPGAAVLELSENLRSKIYSIFCKIGFQELPGLTRKDYVTLSIIRRYLDFKVGEVWDEISQELREGGVRPISPDQKALSSICSITEDTARRVMEDQRSIIELQQKEESSEEELLYTEITVNSHCKQKELAAKSWDNYVSRTSNYEVLKEVKAQREKCSSSSKPEDSRNRPTEHVIGHVMTVEHTDDPGLEGVNVKLASTNIKSASLNNEETMTRDPEYFSTVSIGD
- the cfap69 gene encoding cilia- and flagella-associated protein 69 isoform X2, with protein sequence MDSLTVHRRKPDISEIRNRASAKNRQEVKLKERHLFVLKKLLKRNHIGFLLKELSGIAKILDICAERAKDHPEYVLILCEALKLCRLPFLKERTSDELTYAQDTIDFLSHMGCLMRVSDAEVRQNLVECVRSFYSCVVPKLLLDGTDPPTKPKLRTVPSNSRFSRLSLRLQQTSTSYRLQLLEYSDLPQTFLLSMVALENQPNIRLQLLHTLQLLSSSSDLNCAALLCARGAETICLHMNEADPSGQVLIRSTEILWNLVERCNKEEVTEQLSSLECVVSLKEAFLHHMLNKSQPSNVQLRNDLLVITSLLAESPKSQLVESFFARQLVIFAISPELRSHNALVPDFKMDFSLEDMKLKKLLLNLLVLMSSDFAAQQIYKEERVMLALLTLVKPPEASSAPHRSGSRHWSALQGEELQLQALATLATLAPILLDDYKLYQGNACLLMLLDWCVVPDSYFGQGQSFHSIGGRGSKKAQMRLCIRALRSITSLCEESVNQDLCDQGIISQLLGILNQMEESPDEDDAIALEVIADIQLILSTLCEPDMHRKELFGSEGVEMVLHFLKKGTERFYSGLGHNKLILSTVDCVWSCIVGCYTTEDYFLAKEGTFLLLDLLSTSPGCVHGIVLSTLLELCDNPNTLSHILSWRPSGGGSAPGLLLQMWRQEEEMLGVARDPHGAIADPRRPILTRSQQEDAQHSFPAHSPGAAVLELSENLRSKIYSIFCKIGFQELPGLTRKDYVTLSIIRRYLDFKVGEVWDEISQELREGGVRPISPDQKALSSICSITEDTARRVMEDQRSIIELQQKEESSEEELLYTEITVNSHCKQKELAAKSWDNYVSRTSNYEVLKEVKAQREKCSSSSKPEDSRNRPTEHVIGHVMTVEHTDDPGLEGVNVKLASTNIKSASLNNEETMTRDPEYFSTVSIGD
- the cfap69 gene encoding cilia- and flagella-associated protein 69 isoform X3, producing MDSLTVHRRKPDISEIRNRASAKNRQEGKQISLELSKVIKLLTDPLTVKLKERHLFVLKKLLKRNHIGFLLKELSGIAKILDICAERAKDHPEYVLILCEALKLCRLPFLKERTSDELTYAQDTIDFLSHMGCLMRVSDAEVRQNLVECVRSFYSCVVPKLLLDGLQQTSTSYRLQLLEYSDLPQTFLLSMVALENQPNIRLQLLHTLQLLSSSSDLNCAALLCARGAETICLHMNEADPSGQVLIRSTEILWNLVERCNKEEVTEQLSSLECVVSLKEAFLHHMLNKSQPSNVQLRNDLLVITSLLAESPKSQLVESFFARQLVIFAISPELRSHNALVPDFKMDFSLEDMKLKKLLLNLLVLMSSDFAAQQIYKEERVMLALLTLVKPPEASSAPHRSGSRHWSALQGEELQLQALATLATLAPILLDDYKLYQGNACLLMLLDWCVVPDSYFGQGQSFHSIGGRGSKKAQMRLCIRALRSITSLCEESVNQDLCDQGIISQLLGILNQMEESPDEDDAIALEVIADIQLILSTLCEPDMHRKELFGSEGVEMVLHFLKKGTERFYSGLGHNKLILSTVDCVWSCIVGCYTTEDYFLAKEGTFLLLDLLSTSPGCVHGIVLSTLLELCDNPNTLSHILSWRPSGGGSAPGLLLQMWRQEEEMLGVARDPHGAIADPRRPILTRSQQEDAQHSFPAHSPGAAVLELSENLRSKIYSIFCKIGFQELPGLTRKDYVTLSIIRRYLDFKVGEVWDEISQELREGGVRPISPDQKALSSICSITEDTARRVMEDQRSIIELQQKEESSEEELLYTEITVNSHCKQKELAAKSWDNYVSRTSNYEVLKEVKAQREKCSSSSKPEDSRNRPTEHVIGHVMTVEHTDDPGLEGVNVKLASTNIKSASLNNEETMTRDPEYFSTVSIGD